Genomic DNA from Thermosipho ferrireducens:
AGCAGATAATCAATTTCTTCCTTTTCCGTCATTTTTCTTTCATAATCTATTACTATTTTTGGTTCCTCTTCAAAATAATATTTTCCATTTGGAATCAGTAATGAGAGTTCTGTATTGGGAAGAATATAGTTAGTACTAAAACGTACAGAAAGTGTATTTACTGGTTCCTTTGGTTTTTCTCCTATTATTTTTCCAAGTTCAAACTTTTGAAATAAATAAGTGGCAACTACTGCTATCGAAGCCATAGTGTCGTCTACCAGAAGCCATACCTTACCTTTAAAATTATCTTTCACTGGTATTATCTCTATCTTTAAATCATGATTTTTTCTGATTCTTTTTATTTCCTTATTTCCAGGTAAGTTAGTATATACGTATTCAATTCCCCATGTTACTAACTTTTTATCTGTAAGATATTTAAAAAGTTCATAAATATTTTCCAGATATCCCCCGGGGTTTTTTCGCAAATCAATTATTAAGTCTGTCATATCTTTGCTATTTTTAAACACCTCTTTTAAAAAATCTTTGTAATATTCAAGCCGCTCGTATTTAAACGAAAATGACTTTATGTTTAGTATTCCTATTTTTCCTTTCCTTTCAAATGAAATAGGTTTGTCTATTTTTAAATTTAATTTTTTTATCTTGTTTATTATTCCAACTTTTGTAAAAGCACTTATTTGTATCTGCTTTTCGATATTTCCATTTTTAATTAATAGATCAAAAGTATCTTTTCCTTCAATTTCTGGCAACAATAAAACCATATGCCCTAATACTAAATCTATCCTTTTCGAAATAATTCTTGGAATATACTTTCTAAATTCTTCTATCATATCCTGAACTTTTCTACCATCGATTTCTAAAACCTCTGAATTATTATTTAAATCTTCAACCAGTGAATTTTTAACAAACAATCTATTTCCCACCACAACAGGTTCAAATGGCATTACCAGTGTGTCTGTGGTTATGTTGAAAACTATACCATAATGTACATCACTAAAAAGATGTATCATAGGTGCTATGGTTTTAAAAAACTCCCCTTTTGTCATAGGTTTGTTGAGTTTGGTTTTTATTTCATCTACTTTTGAGTAGAATGTTTCTTCTGAAACAAATTTAAAAGGATCAATTCCCGCCTTTAAGATATAGTTTATGAAAACATCAAAGTCTGTTTGGAGCTCTTCTGCTGAGAATAACTTTTGAGAAAACGTAAGTATCGATAGAAATGTTAAGAAAAATACAAGTATTTTCTTTTTCATGTGCTTCTTCTCCTTTTTACTATTAAAGTTTCTTTCAACTTTTCAGGAAGATATGAGTATAAAATAATAGAGGATTCTGTTATTCCCCCTCTCCCATCATTTAATACACAAACATTTTTAAAATAATTTCAAAGCTATTTCACCGGCTATGTGTAAAATTTCACTTGTAAAATAAAATACTTAACTTTTTTCACTCACTTTTTTTATTTTTCTTATACGACTGAATTTTAAAATATTTTTAAAATATCTACAAACTTTATTTATCTGGATTATAAATAATTATCTTTCTTTTTTGAAAAATATTATATATTTGCTTTTGTGTTCATTAATGGTTACATTTTTTTGACAGAAACCACTCGGATACTAATTTTGAAGCAGAATTTTGCTATACAATATTATTTGATCATTGTTTGTTCTTAAAGATTGAATTTTTCTTAATATGATTTTTTGTATGTTTTAGCATAGATAACAATACTGGCAAAAATACTGATATCGCTAACTCTCGCAAGATCTTTCGCGCTCCGTGCTCAGGACAAACCTTGCTAACCTCGCTAAATTCAAGATTCCTCACCCTTCGGGTTCGGAATGACATAGGTGATGGGAGCCAACTTTCGTCAATTTTGTCAAATGTTGTATAATTTTCTTAGAAGTAAAACAAAACTACCGAGGTGATTTTATGGAGAAACAAAAAATAAGAGAAGAAATAGAAAAGTTAAGAAAAGAAATCGAATATCATAATTATAGATACTATGTATTGGCTGACCCAATAATAAGTGATGAGGAATATGATAAACTTATGAAAAAGTTGATAAAATTAGAAAAAAAATATCCAGAATTTTCTTCCCCAGATTCTCCCACTCAAAAAGTTGGGGGAAGAGTTATAGATGGATTCAAAACAGTGACACACTCCATACCTATGTTAAGTCTCGACAACACCTACACCGCAGAGGAAGTAGTAAATTTTGATAACAGAATAAAAAAGCTTCTAAAAAAGGAAGTTGAATACGTCTGTGAGTTAAAGATAGACGGAGTTTCTATCGCTCTTAGATATGAAAATGGAAGTCTTGTGCAGGCAATAAGCAGAGGGAATGGTACAGAAGGTGATGATATAACAGAAAATGTTAAGAAAATAAAGTCAATTCCTCTTAGATTGTTTAAACCTCTTACAATTGAAGTACGAGGAGAAATTTATATGCCAGTCTCAGAATTTGTTCGATATAACAAGCAACGTGAAGATGAGGGACTTCCCCCTTTTGCAAATCCAAGAAATGCCGCTGCAGGAACTTTAAGACAGCTGGATTCCTCAGTAGTAGCAAATCGAAACCTTGATTCTTTTATATATTATATTGTTCATCCAGAATACTATAATTTAGATTCACAATGGGAAGCACTAAATTTTTTAAAACAAATTGGACTAAAAGTTAATCCGCATTCAAAACTATGCAAAACTATCAACGATGTTATTAACTTCTGGAAAGAATGGACAGAAAAACGACATTCTCTGGGATATTGGGTTGATGGTGTTGTTGTAAAAGTAAACAACTTTGCAGAACAAAATAGTCTGGGAACAACCGCAAAATCTCCAAAGTGGGCTATTGCATTTAAATTTCCGGCAATTCAAGCCAGAACACGAATTATTTCAATAACCTACCAGGTTGGGCGCACTGGAGTTATCACACCTGTTGCCGAACTTGAACCAGTAACTCTGGAAGGAACTATAGTAAAAAGAGCTTCCCTTCACAACTTTGATTATATAAAAGAAAAAGACATAAAAGTAGGAGACCATGTCTTTGTTGAAAAAGCTGGTGGAATAATACCACAAGTTGTAAGTGTAATCAAAGAATTACGAACTGGCTCAGAAAAAGAAGTAATTCCACCAACATCCTGTCCCGTGTGCGGAGGTAATGTGGGAAAACTCACAGAAAATGAAGTTGCTTTAAGATGTATGAATCCACATTGTCCGCAAAAGCTTAAACGGCATCTTGAAATATTTGTTTCAAGATCCGCGTTTGATATTTCCGGGATTGGCGAAAAAATGGCAGAAAAGATCGTTGATGCAAAATTGATAAATGATGTCTCTGATATATTTTACTTAACACCATTTGACCTTGCACAACTAAGCGGGGTTGGGCAAAAAACAATTGCAAACGTTTTAAAACAAATTGAAAAAGCTAAAAAAACTCCCTTGCATAAAGTAATCGTAGGCTTAGGAATTCCTTTAGTTGGCGAAAAAACAGCTAAGATTCTCGCTGAAAAGTTCGAAAATATTGACAAACTTTCAAATGCTTCATATGAAGAACTTACCAGTATTGATGGAATAGGTCCGGAACTGGCTAAAAGTATCGTAGATTATTTTAGAAATGAAAAAACCAGAGAAATCATTGAAAAATTGAAAAATGCAGGAGTAGAAATGAAAAATATAGCTAAAACTAAAAATGAAAAATTTTCTGGTATGACCTTTGTTATTACAGGAACGCTGAAAAATTATACGAGAAACCAGATTAAAGAACTTATTGAAAGTCTTGGTGGAAAGGTCTCTGAATCTGTATCATCAAAAACAACTTATTTAGTTGTAGGTGAAAAACCTGGTTCAAAATATCAAAAAGCCAAACAACTTGGCGTTAAAATACTTACCGAAGAAGAATTTATGAAAATTATGAAAACCTAGTTAATTTCACCAACCTCTTTTAGAAAATGAAGAAGAAATCCTTTTATAACAGATGCTGTGTAAGACAAAATACTCAACGTTTCTCCTTTTAATATATATAGTTCACCTTTATTATCTATCTGTGAAATTTCTTTCATTTCAACATTTGTTTTCAACAAATCACCAAATGCTTTTTTCAACTCGAAATGAACCACTTCAAATTTTGAGCGGGCAAAATTCATTATACTATTTATCACCTGTCTTTCATCTCCCAAAAATGCAGGCTTAGATCCGAGTATAGTTTCTCTTGCAGCATCGTCTGAATAATAAATCAAATAAACCAGATAATTATCATAAAGAAAATGTAAATTCTTCAGAATTTTCCTGGTGTTTCCATCAACAATACCCCATAAAACCTCACCTGTTTCCCCAGGAGCATTATGATAAGGTTGGGATAGATCTTCTGCATAATGGAGCGCCCTTGCAAGGAAACGATAACCCCAGTATCTATCTCCTTGCTTAAAAGCCTGTCGAGACATTTCCACAAAATATATAAAAGATGTATCTCCCTGAAAAGCATTTATAAATCCCAGATTATACTTCATATGCCTGACACCCTGGCTGTTACCGATCAATCCCTGAAGAAAATCAAGCTGCAATCCTTCGTCCATGCCATTGTCAGGTTCGGGAGAATAGATTGTAAGTATCTGCCATACAGGAAGCATAAATCCATCTATTGGAGAGGGATCAGGAGGAAATTTTCCATCACCTAAAGGGTCAAAAAAAGCTCTCTCCCCACTTACGTCCTTAACCACAAGATAGTCTTGATTGTAAATTCTATTTTCTTCATAGGAATAGTCCGTTATTTTTACCATTCTATTCTTTATTGGTAAATCCTGAACAATTAAATAAGTAAGCGCTTCGTGACCACTCCATGCAAATGCAAGCGAAAGAAATGTTAAAGTACACAAAACAAAAAAATATTTAATCATAAAAAAACACCTTTCTTAATCACTATCCCGGTTATATGAGTTCTCCAGTATTTTCTCAAAATCAATGTTATATTCCCCAGAAAATTTCCACAATTTTCTGCTAAACTCATCCTCGGCAATAGGTATAAATTTTTTGATCTTCGGCATGAGCACTAAAATAGTATGAATTTCATAAAAAGTTCCCCTTGGTCTTCTCCATACAATATATTCCAGCGTATGGTTTAATATAGCCGCAAGTTCAATTCCTATATCGCTTTCAGAACCATAATCTGCTATTACTTCCCCGCTTTTTGTAGAAATATCAATTCCCAGAAAATCGATTATTTTCCTTGCTGCATCAACCCTTGCTTTTAGCAAAGCATGCTCTACATTAACACCACCAGTCTGAGCTATTCCCTCAAAATAATATATCGTATCCATATCACTAAGCACCGGTAAATATGAAACGTTTATGCTAATTATTTCATCTTCAGCGCGAAGATACAATTTCTCTTTGCCTATAAGCACATAATCGCTTTTATTTTCACACGCTATTAAAAAGAAACCTGTTAAGATAAACATAAAAATTACCACATTTTTCCAGATTCTTTTTTTCATAATAAATTCTCCCTTTAAATGTGGTTAAGAACATCCTCAGAACCGAGCATTCTTTTTATCTCTGTTTTTCTTTCTTTTTCGTCAAGTTCTTTAATTTCACCCGAATCTTCATTTCTTATCACCGCAAAATGTTTGTTCGCTCTAACTGCTACTTGAGGCAAATGTGTTACAACAATAACCTGATAATTTTCAGAGACTTCTTTTAATTTTTCCGCAAGTTTATTCCCTGTTTCTCCTCCAATACCTGTATCCACTTCGTCAAATATTAAAACTCCTCCTGATGCGATTGATAGCTCCAGTGCAAGCATGATTCTTGAAAGTTCCCCACCGGAAGCAATAGACCTGAGGGGTTGCATTTTTTGTGATTTAACTGTTTGTCCAACTAATTCTACTTTATCAAATCCATGGCCAGTCATTTCTATACTTTTGAAAATAAAATCAACCTTTGCTGTCATACTCAAATCCTTCAAATGGTTCCTGAACTTTTTCAAGATCTTTTCGGAAGCTTTTTTTCTTTTTTCAGTAAGTTTTTTTCCAAGATCTTTTAATTCTTTCTCGAGTGACATTAACTTACTTTCTGAATTTCTAAGTACTTCGATTCTTTCCATTATATTCTCATATTCTTTTTTCATATTTGAATAGTTTTCCAGAACATCTTCAAGAGTAGGGCCATATTTCCTTTTCAGGTTATTATAAGCCCATATTCTTTCTTCTATTTGAGTAATATCAAGTTCTTCTATATCGCTTAACTCTTTTTCAATTTCAAGATTCAGAGTAACAACAACATCAAGTGCTGTATCCAAAAAAGATGTGTATTTTTCTGGAAGTATCTTTTTCAAATTCCACAGGTATTCATTAATTTTTTGCCCTGTTTCCAAAGCTTCGTTAAAATTGGCAAGAAGCTGCTGAAAATTTAATGCCGACTGATATTTTTCGTTTAATTCATATTCTTCCTGAAGGTCGGGTTTAACCGCTTCTATCTCGTTTATCTGATATTCAAGGTCTTCTTTACGTTTTTCAAGAATTTCTAAGTTTTCAGAGTTTAAAATTTCCTGAATCTTTTTGTACTCCTCGTATCTTTTTCTAAAATCCCTTAAAAGCGTTTTGTTATCACCTATTTGATCAAGTACTCCCAGCAAAAAATTTGGTTCTAAAAATTTGATGTGAGAATTCTGTCTGTGAATAGATATGTGATTCCCCAAAACTTTTGACACAATATTTTTTGGAAAAACTTTTCCGTTAATTTTAAACGTAGTCCTTCCATTTTTCCTCAGCACAGAAAACACATTTTCCCCTTCAACAATTTCATAATCTGGATAGCTTTCAGGGAGATGTATTACAATCTCAGCGCTGTAATTATCTATTTTAGTATTTCCATATCCAAGTAATATACCTATGACATCCAGCAGTAAACTTTTCCCTGCACCTGTTTCTCCAGTAAAAACGTTTAACCCTGATGAAAAATACACATCTACATCTTTAAAATATAAATAATCATGAAGATGCAAGGAAAATATTTCAGCTGTTTTCATTTTCCAAGGTGCTCCTTCTCAAAAGCATATGGCAACAGTTCTTTCACTCTTGTCTCCTTGACTTTACCAGTATTGTTTGCCATAACAACTTTGAAATCACCAAATTCAGCCATCACCTGTCTACACGCTCCACAAGGAGATATAGGCTCGTCTGTATTGCCTACTATGACCAATGTATCAAATTCTTTTTCTCCTTCAGACACTGCTTTAAAAATAGCTATTCTCTCTGCACAGCAAGACAATCCATAAGAGGCATTCTCAATGTTACTGCCAGTATAAACCTTCCCGGATCTGGCCAATAACACTGCCCCCACTTTAAAATTAGAATATGGCGCGTATGCGTTTTTCTGAGCTTCAATCGCCATCTGTATCAGCTTGTTCAACATCGCTCACCACCTTAATAAGGACTTTTTCTATCCTGTTTTTTGAAGCTGCTACTATTTTAAAAATAAACCCATTTATTCTTACAGTTTCTCCTACCCTTGGAATTCTTTGTAACAGTTCTAACAGATACCCGGCAAGTGTTTCGTAATCACTCTCTGGAAATGTAATGTTCAGCTCTCTTTCAAGGTCATTTATTGGAACAGTTGCATCAACCACATAAGAACCATCTTCCATTTTCTTTATTCCAATCACTTCGTTTTGATCATATTCGTCCATTATTTCACCGAATATTTCTTCAAGAATATCCTCCAGTGTAACGAGACCCGCAGTTCCTCCGTATTCATCAACAACAATTGCCATGTGAATTTTCTGCTCTTTAAAAATTTTCAACAAATCCGATATTTTCATGGTTTCCGGTACAAAAAGTGGTTCTCTCATAAGGTCCTTCACTTTTACTTTCTGCTTTATTTCAGTCCCTCGTTCACTTACGAATACCAACACATCCTTTGCATAACATATACCAACTATGTTATCAATAGTATCTTTATACACGGGAATCCTTGAATATTCTTCTTCTTTTATAAGTTCCATTATCTCTTCGAGTGTGGAAGATTCATCAACTGCTACAATATCTATTCTTGGAATCATTATTTCCTTAACCTGAGAAACTTCCATCTCAATAGTTCTTTTAAGCATAAAACTCTCTTCATGTTTTATAGTTCCTTCTTCTCTACCAGCTTCCACATACATCAATATGTCATCAGTGGTTATGAAAGGAGTTTCGCTAACAGCTTTACCGCCAGTTAAACCAATTACCACATTTGAAAAAGCTACTAAAAATCTTATAATTGGTGAAAAAATCCTGGATAAAAATAACAATACTGGAAGCATTCGATTAAAAATCTTTTCGTGATTTTGTCTTGCGTATATTTTAGGAGTAATCTCTCCGAAAACCAATATAAAAAAGGTCAGAGTAAGTGTAGATACAAGAGCAGATAATCCCTCGGGAATAACACTCTTAAATAGTGAGACAAACAAAAGGGTTGCGATAGATGAAGCGAGAATGTTAACCAGATTGTTCATTATAAGAATAACTGTTAGAAACTTGTTAAAGAGGTGTATTTCTGATTCCTCTTCCTTTTTATTTCCACGTCTCAAAGATTCCCTGAGTTTTATCTTACTTACTGAAGTTAACGCTGTTTCAGATGCTGAAAAAAGAGCCGAAAAATATAACAATATCGCCAGAAAAAGGATGTTCCATAAATAACTCGAAGGATCATCCATTAAAATACCACCTCCACTTTAGATTATACCATAACATTCCTCTTCATTTGATTACGAACTTTAACAGATTTTTCAACGTATACTTTTTCTTTTGTAAAAGGGTCAATCCCGGTATAAAACATGGTAGTACTTAAAGTTCCTGGGGTTGGAGTAAATATTTGAATCTGTTGAGGTTTATACCCTAACTCTTTTCTAATAAATTTTCTGAGATGATTATTCTCTTTCCAGCCTTCTCCAGGGTGTCCAACTATGAAATAAGCCACAACATACTTTCTATTTGCAACTTTCTCAAATTTTCTCTTAAATTCTAAAAATTTATTTATAGACGGTTTCCTCATTATTCTAAGGACCTTAGGATCCGAATGTTCAGGTGCTAACTTCAACTGTCCTGGTGTAAATTTTGGTAACTCTTTTACAAAAAGCTCCCCATACTTTTTATCTTCAACGATCATATCATGCCTTATGCCGGACGCTATAAACACGTTTTTTACATATGGTAATTTCCTTATCTCATAAAGAAGCTTGAGATATTTTTCGTGATGCGCTTCTACACCTTTGCAAACACCAGGATGTAAACAGAATTTTGAACATTGCCCATATGTATTTCTCACCTTACAGGTCGACCCATACATATTTGCCGTTGGACCACCAACATCAAAAATTGTACCCTTGAATTTTCTATGTTTTGATATGATTTTGATTTCCTCAATTATTGACTCAATACTTCTTGATACTACATGCGTGGTTTGATGTTGAGTCAAAGCACAAAATGAACACATACCGTAACAGCCACGAACAGCTGTTACAGAAAATCTAACAGTTTCTATTGCTTTTACTTTACCCTGCAAGCTATAATAAGGATGAACTTCACGTTCGTAAGGTAATAAATAAAGCCTGTCTAAAACATCTTGAGGAATTGGAGTTTGAGGAGGATTTTGTACAACATATCTTGTATCATGTTTCTGGAAAATTTTTTGTATTTTTGAATGGATCTGTAAACAAACTTTGCTTTACAAACATTTCAATATATTTGTTTTTATCATCAGCAACTTCTTCAAATGAAGGAAGTTCTACTCCATCGGGCTTTGAAGAAGTCCACCACATTACTCCTGGAATATCTCTACATTTTTCAACAGCTCCATACTTTTCAAGAGTTTTAGCCACTTCCAGTATACTTAGTTCTCCCATTCCATATATCAACAAGTCAGCTTTTGAATCAAGTAAAATAGATTTTCTAACCTTATTAGACCACCAATCATAGTGAGCAAATCTTCTTAAACTTGCTTCTATTCCTCCGATTATTATCGGAACACCTTTAAAAAATTTTCTAATAAGATTTGAATAAACTATAACAGCCCTATCAGGCCTCTTTCCCCCAATACCACCAGGTGTGTAATCATCACTTCTTCTTTTTTTACCAGAAGCAGTGTAATTTGCCACCATTGAATCAACATTGCCACCTGTTACTCCAAAAAAAAGTCTCGGACGGCCAAGTCTTGTTATATCCTTTTCAGATTTCCAATCAGGTTGAGCAATTACTCCTACTTTATAACCATTTGAAACCAAAAAATGTCCTATTAACGCTACACCAAAAGCCGGATGATCTACATATGCATCCCCTGTTACAAGAATAATATCTAAACCTTTCCAGCCTAATTTTCTCACTTCTTCAAGCGTCGTTGGTAAAAACAATCATTTTCCCTCCGTGAGCTCTTTAAACATCTCTACATAACTTTGATATCTTGTTTCAGTTATTGTCCCTTTTTCCACAGCAAGTTTTATAGCACAATTTGGTTCGTTAATATGCTCACAATCTCCAAACATGCATTGAGAATCATATGCAAGAAATTCAGGAAAAAGCTTTTTCAAATCTTCCGGATTTATACCAGAAATATCGAGACTGGCAAATCCTGGAGTATCTGCTATCCATCCCCCAAATTCCAGATGTAACAATTCTATGACTGTCGTTGTGTGTTTTCCACGTTCTAACTTTTCCGAAATCTCATTAACCTTTAATGACAAACCCGGACTTATCGCATTCAAAAGACTACTTTTGCCAACCCCGGACATTCCAGCCATTGTAGAAATTTTCCCTTTTAGCACCATTTTCAATTCGTCCAAGCCGTCTCCTTTGAGAGCACTCGTTTTCAATACTTTATATATTCTGGAATATATCGATTCAAAAAATTCAATTTCTTCATCGCTTAAAAGATCCGTCTTGTTTAAAACGATAACCAGCGGTAATTTGGCGTTTTCCACAAGAACTAAATATCTATCAATAATCTTCAATGGTGTCTGGGGCTTTTTTAATGTAACTACCACTATAACCTGATCCACATTGGCAATCCTTGGTCTTTTTAATTCATTGCGTCTATTTATAATGTTTTCGATAACCCCATCTTTACCATGCACAACTCTGTATTCAACGATATCTCCTACAATTGGTCTTATTTTCTGCTCCTTAAATTTCCCTCTTAGTTTACATAAAAAGATTTCTGCTGTTTCATAATCCTGAACCTGTGCCATATTTGAAAGAAACTTTACCACAACTCCTTTTTTTCTCATATCTTACCTCCCGGAGTCAATGTCGCCATCATCTATTAAAAGCTTAATACTATCGCCTGTTTTAACCACCGAACCTTTTTCTGGATATGTAGCAAGAACACGACCATCTGGACCAGGATATTTAATTTTTACAATTTCAACATTCAATCCCCATGATTTAAGGATTTCTACAACTGTATGGGCATTTGTACCATAAAAATCTGGCAATTTGAATTGTCTCTCTATAAGGCTACTCCCAAACACTCTTATCTTTCTTCCCCTTTTCACGACTTCTCCTGCTCCAGGATCAGTGTTTACCACTTTTCCATTTCCAACAATTTCCGCTACAAAACCATACATTTCCAGCTTATTTTTGGCTTCAGCGATATTTAACCCTATAACATCCGGCACAAAAACATCACCGGTCTTTTCACCAAGATATATAATACCCAAAAACGCCAGTATCCCAAACATAACCCCAACAAGAAATAAAAAAACAATTCTTATCATCTTTTCTTCAACATTCTCCTTCTCAATTGTCCACAGGCAGCGCTTATATCTGTCCCTTTTTCTTGCCTGATCTCAGCTTCAATATTATATCTTTCAAGCACACTTTTAAACCTTTCTAACACCCATTTACTTGGACGATGAAATTCTGGATTTACTGGATTTACCGGTATAAGATTTACAAAAACAGACATTCCCTTCAAAAGCTGCGAAAGTTTCTCAGCGTCGTCCAGATAATCATTAAATTCCTTTATCAAAATATATTCTATTGTAACCCTATTACCAGTAATTTCCTGATACTTTTTCAACGCATAAATTATTTCTTCCACACTATACTTCTTATTAAGAGGTACAATTTTATCTCGCTTGAAATCTGTAGGCGCATGCAAAGATACCGCTAATTTAAAATCCAAACCTGACTTTGCCAATTCCACAATCTTTTCGGGTATACCAACTGTTGAAACGGTGATTCTTCGAATACCTATACCTGACATCTTTCTATGATTCAACATTTTTAAGCTTTTTAAAGTTGCATCAAAATTCAAAAGAGGTTCGCCCATTCCCATATAAACCACATTCCCAACATTTACCTTTCTATGAAACTCTATCGCTAAAATCTGGGCTACAATTTCTCCTGCTGTAAGATTTCTAACATATCCACTCTGTCCAGTAGCACAAAAAGAGCATTTTACAGGACAACCTACCTGAGTAGATATACACGCAGTAACTCTTCCCGAATGAAAAAGAGCCACAGATTCTATAGTGTTTCCATCACTTAATCTCCATAAAAATTTTGTAGTTTTATCAATTCTTGAAATTTGCATCTCAACAAGTTCTGGAATCTCTATAACAAAATGCTCAGCTAACTTTTTTCTGTGCTCTTTCGAAAGATTCGTCATTTTGTCAAAATCAAATACTTTTTTCTTATAAACCCAATCTAACACCTGATCAACACGATATTTTTCTAATTTCATTATTGAGAACTCTTCTACAAGTTCCTCGTATGAAAAATTTAGCAAATTTTTTTTCATAAACCATACCTCCTTGATTACTCTAAAATTATTTTAACACAATTTTATTCGTTATAATTTCCTTTACAAAAACAAAACACTCGTTTTATACACACGCATTTCTACTAAATAGTTGTTACTAATATTAAGTATTGCATATAAGAGTTACTTTATGGTAAAATAATGTTACCAAACCGGAAAAGGAGGGGTTGCTGTGAAAAAATTTGTTATTATCTGGTTATTTTTGCTTGTTGTGATATCTTACGCTGCAAGCAGTGCTATTGTAATAGGAACAACTGACAAAATCAGGACTCTTGATCCAGCCAACTGTTACGACTACTTCTCGAGTAATATTTTGCAAAATGTTTTAGCAGGACCGGTAGATTATGAAATTGGAACCGCAAATATCAAACCATGGCTTTTTGAAAAATGGGAAGTATCAGAGGATGGACTGATTTACACATTCCACATTCGAAAAGACGCTTACTTTGAAGATGGCACACAAATTGATGCAAATGTTTTTAAATTTTCTTTTGACAGAGTTATGAAATTAAATGGAGATCCTGCATTTTTACTTACAGACGTTGTAAAAAAGACAGAAGTAGTTGATAAGTTCACTTTTAAAGTAACTTTAAAGTACAAATTCTCTGCGTTTGTTTCCGTTCTTGGATACACTGTGGCATTTCCCGTGAATCCAAAAGTTGTTCCAGAAAATGCATTTTATGACTTC
This window encodes:
- a CDS encoding hemolysin family protein; this encodes MDDPSSYLWNILFLAILLYFSALFSASETALTSVSKIKLRESLRRGNKKEEESEIHLFNKFLTVILIMNNLVNILASSIATLLFVSLFKSVIPEGLSALVSTLTLTFFILVFGEITPKIYARQNHEKIFNRMLPVLLFLSRIFSPIIRFLVAFSNVVIGLTGGKAVSETPFITTDDILMYVEAGREEGTIKHEESFMLKRTIEMEVSQVKEIMIPRIDIVAVDESSTLEEIMELIKEEEYSRIPVYKDTIDNIVGICYAKDVLVFVSERGTEIKQKVKVKDLMREPLFVPETMKISDLLKIFKEQKIHMAIVVDEYGGTAGLVTLEDILEEIFGEIMDEYDQNEVIGIKKMEDGSYVVDATVPINDLERELNITFPESDYETLAGYLLELLQRIPRVGETVRINGFIFKIVAASKNRIEKVLIKVVSDVEQADTDGD
- the rsgA gene encoding ribosome small subunit-dependent GTPase A; the protein is MRKKGVVVKFLSNMAQVQDYETAEIFLCKLRGKFKEQKIRPIVGDIVEYRVVHGKDGVIENIINRRNELKRPRIANVDQVIVVVTLKKPQTPLKIIDRYLVLVENAKLPLVIVLNKTDLLSDEEIEFFESIYSRIYKVLKTSALKGDGLDELKMVLKGKISTMAGMSGVGKSSLLNAISPGLSLKVNEISEKLERGKHTTTVIELLHLEFGGWIADTPGFASLDISGINPEDLKKLFPEFLAYDSQCMFGDCEHINEPNCAIKLAVEKGTITETRYQSYVEMFKELTEGK
- a CDS encoding PASTA domain-containing protein, which encodes MIRIVFLFLVGVMFGILAFLGIIYLGEKTGDVFVPDVIGLNIAEAKNKLEMYGFVAEIVGNGKVVNTDPGAGEVVKRGRKIRVFGSSLIERQFKLPDFYGTNAHTVVEILKSWGLNVEIVKIKYPGPDGRVLATYPEKGSVVKTGDSIKLLIDDGDIDSGR
- the rlmN gene encoding 23S rRNA (adenine(2503)-C(2))-methyltransferase RlmN, which gives rise to MKKNLLNFSYEELVEEFSIMKLEKYRVDQVLDWVYKKKVFDFDKMTNLSKEHRKKLAEHFVIEIPELVEMQISRIDKTTKFLWRLSDGNTIESVALFHSGRVTACISTQVGCPVKCSFCATGQSGYVRNLTAGEIVAQILAIEFHRKVNVGNVVYMGMGEPLLNFDATLKSLKMLNHRKMSGIGIRRITVSTVGIPEKIVELAKSGLDFKLAVSLHAPTDFKRDKIVPLNKKYSVEEIIYALKKYQEITGNRVTIEYILIKEFNDYLDDAEKLSQLLKGMSVFVNLIPVNPVNPEFHRPSKWVLERFKSVLERYNIEAEIRQEKGTDISAACGQLRRRMLKKR